TCAAAGGCATCAACTTGTTTCCAAAGGTAACAAAACAATTCcctttaatgaatattttattttgttttattttaattagttatataaAGATAAGAATCATTTTTTCATAATTCAAAGAGATGTAGATAGAAAAATGGCATAAATATTACGTCAATTTAGTTTCTCAAATTTACgaaataaaaagtttaattctttaaattaaaaaatatcaattgatttagtcttatcaaaatatttttgaagtaaatatttatcataatcattaacatcCGTACTTATTGACTTAAATAGTCAACTGCTGCATCAAAATAAACAAAGATCTTTTAAAATTGTGGTgcaaaatttgaaaacaaaaaggaCTAAATTCATTGATTTATTTCAACTTAAGAGACTAAATCCATTGAcctttataaattaatttcaatgatTAAAATGCATATTTTCTCTAGAAAAATGTTTCCAACtgcaatttttttctattttttttcacaTTGTGATACTCATTTGATTTTAGGAATAAAATTTGAAACCCAAagtgaaaaaatgattttaggaACTCCCTTGAAAATGACATGTACTTAGGCTTTTTTTTAGCAAATGCATTTCTTGCATTGAGCATATAAATGCACATGATTTAATATGTTATTGGTTGAATTTTTCAGATGTCAAATCCTTGGTTCATACCTTatgcatatataataattgGAGAAACTATTTATAGTTTGTTGGAGTTTCTTTCATCTGGAGGTACATTTAAAGGTTGGTGGAATGACCTAAGGATATGGTTATACAAGAGAACAAGTTCTTACCTATATGCCTTTAGTGACACAATCTTGAAGCTTTTTGGATTTTCAGATCCAGTCTTTACAATCACATCTAAGGTTTCTGAAGAAGAAGTTTCCAAACGCCATGAGAAAGAAATTATGGAGTTTGGAACATCTTCACCAATGTTCACTATATTAGCAACACTAGCAATgctaaatttattttgtttagttaGTGTATTGAAGGATGCAATTTTGAGAGATGGTGGGTTTGGAGCTTATGAGAAAATGGGATTACAAGTTATGTTGTGTGGTTTTTTGGTTCTC
This genomic window from Cicer arietinum cultivar CDC Frontier isolate Library 1 unplaced genomic scaffold, Cicar.CDCFrontier_v2.0 Ca_scaffold_5444_v2.0, whole genome shotgun sequence contains:
- the LOC101502449 gene encoding cellulose synthase-like protein E1, with product MSNPWFIPYAYIIIGETIYSLLEFLSSGGTFKGWWNDLRIWLYKRTSSYLYAFSDTILKLFGFSDPVFTITSKVSEEEVSKRHEKEIMEFGTSSPMFTILATLAMLNLFCLVSVLKDAILRDGGFGAYEKMGLQVMLCGFLVLINLPIYQGLFLRKDSGKLPSSLAMKSTTLALALFISFRFV